The following nucleotide sequence is from Microbacterium imperiale.
CGCGGGGGCGAGCTCGGGGTGCACGCACACGTGCGTCACTCCCAGACGGGTGTTGACGGCGCAGTCGGTCGTGCACAGCGCGACGAACTGCATGTCGCGGGGGATCACGAAGTCCATCTCCTCGAGCTGCAGGTAGATGGCCGGTCCCTCCTCGGCGAACGAGAAGATCGCGTCGGCACCCGCGTCGCGCAGTTCACCGACGCGGCGGGGGAGCGCCCCGTGCTCGGCGTCGACGTGCGCGACGAGCGGTGTCCGGCCTCGCACGGTGCTCCACGCGCGGTATGCGCTCTCACCGATGCGGTCGCGGGGAGCGCCGGCGTCGTCGACGAGGAACCCGATGCGCTCGGCACCGCCGGCCTCGAGCAGCCCGAGCGCGGCACGCACGGCCTCGTCGTAGCCCGTGCGGACGGTGATGGACCGCTCGGTGTCGACGTACAGGTCGTTCGTCGCGACCGGGATGCCGCGGGCGACAGCCTCGCGCAGCAGCAGGTCATCGGCGGCGACCTCGGCGAAGTAGACGACGTCGATCTGCGCGCCGCGCAGCAGGTCCGGG
It contains:
- a CDS encoding LacI family DNA-binding transcriptional regulator gives rise to the protein MTRQVTLKDIALRAGVSTAAISQALNDRGSLRPETRERIKAIAAELGYQPNKYAAALRSGRTMSVGFVLPESVELDLSRRSALHRSRHIGALVSAAAEQGFTVTMLPASRPDLLRGAQIDVVYFAEVAADDLLLREAVARGIPVATNDLYVDTERSITVRTGYDEAVRAALGLLEAGGAERIGFLVDDAGAPRDRIGESAYRAWSTVRGRTPLVAHVDAEHGALPRRVGELRDAGADAIFSFAEEGPAIYLQLEEMDFVIPRDMQFVALCTTDCAVNTRLGVTHVCVHPELAPAAMFQALSTVRDGVEPDIVDLPWEIVRGSSTR